A window of the Leptospira brenneri genome harbors these coding sequences:
- a CDS encoding type II toxin-antitoxin system PemK/MazF family toxin has protein sequence MVIHQYDIYLINLDPTIGHEIKKSRPCIVISPDEMNLFIGTVMIAPMTTRSRSYPTRVDLTFQGKKGSIVLDQIRTVDRSRLIQKLGSSDPKTIQKIKKVIKEMLVD, from the coding sequence ATGGTAATTCATCAATATGATATCTACCTAATCAATTTAGATCCTACGATTGGGCATGAAATCAAAAAATCCAGACCTTGTATTGTGATATCACCCGATGAAATGAATTTGTTTATAGGAACTGTAATGATCGCACCTATGACCACAAGGTCTAGGAGTTACCCAACAAGGGTAGATTTAACATTTCAAGGGAAAAAGGGTTCTATCGTTTTGGATCAGATACGAACTGTTGATAGGTCTCGGTTGATTCAAAAGCTGGGATCTTCGGATCCCAAAACCATTCAAAAAATCAAAAAAGTCATAAAAGAAATGTTAGTCGACTAA
- a CDS encoding HAD family hydrolase produces the protein MIKAILFDYDDTLVQTRKTRYNTIDKLSNEIFNTKVTEKEIDEAWGLPAEEFLLKLFGRFSTDIHYLWSVYVEFSKKDLNVPHLNAFDFIHQFQNSFLFGIVTSSSEKVVHRELKELQIDTNLFLRIQAAEHTNVHKPNPNVFEPIFQLLKNENIEKNEVIYIGDSPADHESSSKFGFHFLGIAHDNRHVPYFQARNLSFVRSFRDLEDYLLNQKNFS, from the coding sequence ATGATAAAAGCGATTTTATTTGATTACGATGATACATTAGTCCAAACGAGGAAAACTCGTTACAACACAATTGATAAACTGTCCAATGAAATCTTTAACACTAAAGTCACAGAAAAGGAAATTGATGAAGCCTGGGGACTTCCCGCCGAAGAATTTTTACTAAAACTCTTTGGGCGATTCTCTACAGATATCCATTATCTTTGGAGTGTTTATGTGGAATTTTCAAAAAAAGATTTGAATGTCCCTCATCTCAATGCGTTTGATTTTATTCATCAATTTCAGAACTCTTTTTTATTTGGGATTGTCACTTCCTCCAGCGAAAAGGTTGTCCATCGCGAATTGAAGGAACTTCAAATCGATACAAATTTGTTTTTAAGGATTCAAGCTGCTGAGCATACAAATGTTCATAAACCAAATCCGAATGTTTTTGAACCCATTTTTCAATTATTGAAAAATGAAAATATAGAGAAGAACGAGGTCATCTATATTGGTGATTCCCCGGCGGATCATGAATCCTCTAGCAAGTTTGGGTTTCATTTCCTTGGCATTGCACATGACAATCGGCATGTCCCTTATTTTCAGGCAAGGAACCTTTCTTTTGTAAGAAGTTTTCGGGACCTAGAAGATTATTTGTTGAATCAAAAAAACTTTAGTTAG
- a CDS encoding TetR/AcrR family transcriptional regulator, producing the protein MVTKHFNDSFERISEEKRNRILSIAISEFANRGFTSANTNTIAQKAGISVGSLYKYFETKEDFFLTVVDHGITQLEKTLESVISMDLDFFGKIEKIIRIIQTHSRINQDIIRLYNEMTTESNYELITRLSGELESLSAKCYIEMINLAKKDGTISSEVDSNLSAFLLDNIFMTLQFSYSTVYYKERMKIYLGQDIFDKDEDVVTGVMKVIRRALGG; encoded by the coding sequence ATGGTAACGAAGCATTTCAATGATAGTTTTGAGCGGATTTCCGAAGAAAAGAGGAACCGGATCTTATCCATTGCCATATCCGAATTTGCCAACCGCGGGTTCACAAGTGCCAATACCAATACCATCGCTCAAAAAGCGGGAATCAGTGTGGGTTCTCTTTATAAATACTTTGAAACCAAAGAGGATTTTTTTCTTACCGTTGTAGATCATGGAATCACTCAATTGGAAAAAACGTTAGAGTCAGTGATTTCGATGGACTTAGATTTTTTTGGTAAAATTGAAAAGATCATTCGCATCATCCAAACCCATTCTCGGATCAACCAAGACATCATCCGTCTTTATAACGAAATGACAACAGAAAGTAATTATGAACTCATCACTCGTTTGTCTGGTGAATTGGAATCTTTATCTGCTAAATGTTATATTGAAATGATCAATCTGGCAAAAAAGGACGGAACCATTTCTTCGGAAGTGGATAGTAATCTTTCTGCGTTTTTATTAGATAATATTTTTATGACACTGCAGTTTTCTTATTCTACAGTCTATTATAAAGAACGAATGAAGATTTATTTAGGACAAGATATTTTTGATAAAGATGAGGATGTTGTGACGGGGGTCATGAAAGTCATTCGCAGAGCCCTGGGTGGTTAG
- a CDS encoding aspartate aminotransferase family protein — translation MAQGFSMNEYPNVDQIYKDLRKLISLPIRSIRKEEMDGILHNYFDKKCSKSKAMITKASEYIPGGVQHNLSFNHPFPLVFTKASGAYLYDLDGNKYIDFLQAGGPTVLGSNPNIVRKKVIELLDTTGPVTGLFHEYEYKLAEKIVELVPSVEMFRMLGSGTEACMASIRVARLATKKKNIVKMGGAYHGWSDQLAYGLRIPGTRHFEANGVPKSIFKYTQEFYPNDLNALESVLKRNRFRGGTAAVLIEPVGPESGTRPLDFDFNKGVRELCNKYGALLIFDEVVTAFRIGLSGAQGYFGVDPDLTIFGKVVAGGYPSAGGLGGKKEYMKYVSAGLQTGTKKALIGGTMAANPLSSAAGYFTLCEMEKTNACEKSGRAGDRLTKGLQKLIQKYDLPFVAFNQGSICHLETVGTMLLDINIKKFWTIKKTIAEAHKRKHAMEEMGAAYMSEGIVTLAGSRLYTSASDTDAVIDDALKRFDRVFQKVEGVV, via the coding sequence ATGGCCCAAGGCTTTTCCATGAACGAATACCCAAACGTAGACCAAATCTACAAAGACCTAAGGAAATTAATTTCTCTCCCGATCCGCTCCATTCGTAAAGAAGAAATGGATGGAATTCTACACAATTACTTTGATAAAAAGTGTAGTAAGTCCAAAGCAATGATCACCAAGGCTTCGGAATACATTCCAGGCGGAGTCCAACACAATCTTTCCTTCAACCATCCCTTCCCTCTTGTATTTACAAAAGCATCTGGTGCCTATCTCTATGATTTGGATGGAAACAAATACATCGACTTTTTGCAAGCTGGTGGCCCAACCGTACTCGGAAGTAATCCAAATATCGTTCGTAAAAAAGTCATCGAACTTCTAGACACAACAGGTCCTGTGACAGGTCTTTTTCATGAATACGAATATAAGTTAGCAGAGAAAATTGTAGAGTTAGTCCCTTCTGTGGAAATGTTTCGAATGCTCGGTTCGGGAACAGAAGCTTGTATGGCATCCATCCGAGTGGCAAGACTTGCGACTAAGAAAAAAAACATTGTGAAGATGGGTGGGGCTTATCACGGCTGGAGTGATCAATTGGCTTATGGTCTTCGCATTCCGGGAACAAGACACTTTGAAGCCAATGGAGTTCCAAAATCCATTTTCAAATACACTCAAGAATTCTATCCGAACGATTTGAACGCTTTGGAATCTGTCTTAAAACGAAATCGTTTTCGTGGAGGTACAGCAGCAGTTCTTATCGAACCAGTAGGACCAGAAAGTGGAACAAGACCTCTTGACTTTGACTTTAACAAGGGAGTTCGTGAACTCTGTAACAAGTATGGTGCCCTTCTTATCTTTGATGAAGTGGTCACAGCTTTCCGAATTGGACTAAGTGGTGCTCAAGGATATTTTGGTGTGGACCCTGACCTAACCATTTTTGGAAAAGTAGTTGCTGGTGGATACCCATCCGCTGGTGGCCTTGGTGGGAAAAAAGAATACATGAAATATGTTTCTGCAGGACTCCAAACTGGCACCAAAAAGGCGTTAATCGGGGGAACGATGGCGGCAAATCCACTTAGTTCTGCTGCAGGTTATTTTACACTTTGTGAAATGGAAAAAACAAATGCCTGTGAAAAATCGGGAAGGGCTGGAGACAGACTCACCAAAGGATTACAAAAACTAATCCAAAAATATGATCTTCCTTTTGTTGCCTTCAACCAAGGATCTATCTGCCATTTAGAAACCGTTGGAACCATGTTACTTGATATCAATATCAAAAAATTCTGGACCATCAAAAAAACCATCGCAGAAGCTCATAAAAGAAAACATGCTATGGAAGAGATGGGAGCAGCTTACATGTCAGAAGGGATTGTGACTCTAGCAGGAAGTAGACTCTATACAAGTGCTTCCGATACAGATGCGGTAATTGATGATGCCCTCAAACGATTTGATCGTGTGTTCCAAAAAGTGGAAGGTGTGGTTTAG
- a CDS encoding adenylate/guanylate cyclase domain-containing protein, whose translation MESYPLIYFVKPEGTISDWEYFWHQIPYGAPGILTFFVGVFLSYFAFQKFRKSDVDHKFFHLNLTVSFISFGSVGLVLTTRAWIQDVETLVFWNDLLYFLVAPLAPTAFYMAYHMTGKQSKLLLYYSYLCWFASFVLYFGVIIGKGFETTIFEFTFGKYPRGSSFVRPWGILAPLGYFLLILPSFIKHYKYIRKHYHLTLFHGVNLLFLLTTMNAPSILGFKVYPGGFFLFIPMLLVAYGVFRSDFFDVNELLFQKNGMFYFLFALLSFVLIFISFGVSFGLSPDAYESAKWYPWGIPPVLSVFGAVFLSIIVAGANPSARINQLCAFALILTGFYVIQSVPLKLNISYVVQLRISQMTFVAFAFAPSIMVRLVFEAIGQKSPSWIQGIDFLCVSAAVLAPSPYLFVGYFDYPWSRVHHGGPAELLVGMNGAIALILVLFTFIRNKGYINFASKWIIGSFMLSAALLLAGLLPSHGVPIYPLADFQFVPAFLLGYAVLRHGALSLEGRTIQLSQRLANLGLITMAIAAILYFPLIREQYGVGESAFHLTMIVLPLVLFNYLVVYIMSRPLAEELDISYFLLDLEKQKADEEREKALIAQDKAEEAREESEKLLLNILPYKVAQELKQKGSVTPSRIENVTVLFTDFKGFTKVAEGMDEQSLIEELDACFTQFDEIILRNNLEKLKTIGDSYMCAGGLPVENRTSAIDACLAALEIQSFMNQLKEIKTTLNLPFWELRLGLHTGPVVAGVVGRFKFAYDIWGDTVNTASRMESGGETGKINVSKETYELVKYFFITEYRGKIHGKNKGELDMYFVHRLRPRYSQDPDGKAPNQYFREVYSRITHGANIRWKNEG comes from the coding sequence ATGGAATCATACCCTCTTATTTATTTTGTAAAACCTGAAGGAACTATATCAGATTGGGAATATTTTTGGCATCAGATTCCCTATGGTGCTCCAGGAATCCTTACATTTTTTGTAGGAGTTTTTCTTAGTTACTTTGCATTCCAAAAATTTCGTAAATCCGATGTTGATCATAAATTTTTCCATTTAAATCTTACCGTCTCTTTTATCAGTTTTGGGTCTGTTGGACTTGTACTGACGACTAGGGCCTGGATTCAGGATGTCGAAACATTAGTATTTTGGAATGATCTATTGTATTTCCTGGTAGCTCCTTTGGCTCCAACAGCTTTTTATATGGCCTATCACATGACAGGTAAACAAAGTAAGTTGTTGTTATATTACTCTTATCTTTGTTGGTTCGCAAGTTTTGTTTTGTATTTTGGGGTCATCATCGGTAAAGGATTTGAAACTACAATCTTTGAATTCACTTTTGGAAAGTATCCAAGGGGAAGTTCTTTTGTTCGTCCTTGGGGAATCCTAGCCCCACTTGGATATTTTTTACTTATTTTACCTTCTTTTATCAAACATTATAAATACATTCGCAAACATTACCATCTAACACTCTTTCATGGGGTGAATTTACTTTTTTTACTCACAACAATGAATGCGCCGAGTATTCTTGGATTTAAAGTATATCCAGGTGGATTCTTTTTATTCATACCTATGTTACTTGTTGCCTATGGAGTATTTCGATCTGATTTTTTTGATGTAAACGAACTTCTTTTCCAAAAGAATGGGATGTTTTATTTCTTATTTGCTCTGTTATCTTTTGTTTTGATTTTTATTTCTTTTGGGGTTTCTTTTGGGTTATCACCAGATGCGTATGAATCGGCCAAGTGGTATCCTTGGGGGATTCCTCCCGTATTATCTGTATTTGGTGCTGTTTTTCTTTCCATCATTGTTGCTGGAGCCAATCCTTCTGCAAGGATCAACCAACTCTGTGCCTTTGCCCTCATCCTGACTGGATTTTATGTCATCCAATCGGTTCCATTAAAACTAAATATATCGTATGTCGTGCAGTTAAGAATTTCACAAATGACTTTTGTGGCGTTTGCATTTGCTCCCAGCATTATGGTGCGTTTGGTTTTTGAAGCCATTGGCCAAAAATCACCTTCTTGGATTCAAGGAATTGATTTTCTTTGTGTGAGTGCTGCTGTGCTAGCTCCATCTCCGTATTTGTTTGTGGGTTATTTTGATTATCCTTGGTCAAGAGTCCATCACGGCGGACCCGCTGAATTACTTGTAGGAATGAATGGAGCCATTGCGTTAATTTTAGTTCTTTTTACTTTTATCAGAAATAAGGGTTACATTAACTTTGCATCCAAATGGATCATTGGATCTTTTATGTTATCGGCTGCTTTGTTACTCGCAGGTCTTTTGCCAAGTCATGGTGTTCCTATTTATCCATTGGCAGACTTCCAGTTTGTTCCGGCATTTTTACTTGGTTATGCGGTCTTACGTCACGGGGCTTTGTCCTTGGAGGGAAGAACCATCCAACTGAGCCAAAGATTGGCAAACTTGGGTCTCATCACCATGGCAATTGCAGCTATATTGTATTTCCCTCTCATTCGGGAACAATATGGGGTTGGGGAATCGGCATTTCATTTAACCATGATTGTATTACCACTGGTTCTGTTTAATTACCTTGTTGTTTATATCATGTCACGTCCATTGGCAGAGGAACTCGATATCAGCTATTTCCTTTTGGATTTAGAAAAACAAAAAGCAGATGAGGAAAGGGAAAAAGCTCTGATTGCTCAAGACAAAGCAGAAGAAGCAAGAGAAGAGTCAGAAAAATTATTACTTAATATTTTACCATATAAAGTTGCACAAGAACTCAAACAAAAGGGCAGTGTGACTCCTTCTCGAATTGAAAATGTAACCGTTTTATTCACAGACTTTAAAGGGTTTACAAAAGTTGCTGAAGGAATGGACGAACAAAGTTTGATTGAAGAACTAGATGCTTGTTTCACTCAATTCGATGAAATCATTCTCAGGAACAATTTAGAAAAACTAAAAACCATCGGCGATAGTTATATGTGCGCAGGTGGTCTTCCTGTAGAGAATAGAACCAGTGCCATTGACGCTTGTTTGGCGGCACTCGAAATCCAAAGTTTTATGAACCAATTGAAAGAGATTAAAACTACCTTAAATTTGCCATTTTGGGAATTACGATTGGGACTCCACACAGGGCCTGTAGTGGCTGGAGTTGTGGGAAGGTTTAAATTTGCTTACGACATTTGGGGAGATACTGTGAACACCGCTTCACGTATGGAGTCTGGTGGGGAAACAGGAAAAATCAATGTTTCCAAAGAAACCTATGAACTCGTGAAGTATTTTTTTATCACAGAATATAGAGGAAAAATTCACGGAAAAAATAAAGGCGAATTAGATATGTATTTTGTTCATCGCCTAAGGCCCCGTTATTCGCAAGACCCGGATGGAAAAGCACCGAACCAATATTTCCGGGAAGTGTATTCCCGGATCACTCATGGTGCTAATATTCGTTGGAAGAATGAAGGTTAA
- the fliF gene encoding flagellar basal-body MS-ring/collar protein FliF, with protein sequence MPEPLQKIIDNLKELLNKLDKTKKMILGGVLAVVVVAVIILSNVSSQRNRVVLFKDLDSKDFSEVTKKLDALGYSYGSSETSLITVDPDQRQEIVTKLAQENLIPAGVTGWELFDIEKFTETQFDKDIKKYRALKGAIEKSLNTLRPIERSDVNIAIPEGDLFESNSYPVKASVILHFKPGVEGMSKKEIKGIVNLVARAVPKLKPENVSVADPDGKIISDFEEDLEKERLELRIVQEKLRIEEEERVKRLIDIRNTLRWYLGGEDRVDITRFEYSFNWDQESLTENEVLPVVAEEDNPDTPYNERKLVDGYSLKVSSKETKESFKGRGFTPDGPAGTEPNLPPGYKDTDYQKAEYSKDENINNYEFNKRVKDIKRQPWKIEKIGLSVVVDGVWERKEREDGLGYDRKYIPVAEGDLKLVRKNLEAAIGYTRSRGDQISVITIPKDRTEQFRLEDEEFQKQRAIRNMVIASLVILILLILAILVYRAIKKEIARRRRLREEELAAQQQMMREAALRVMDEGGAEVELSLDEKLRRELLENAINLAKEKPEDVAQLLRTWLAEEEQT encoded by the coding sequence ATGCCTGAACCACTGCAAAAGATCATCGATAATCTCAAAGAGTTGTTAAACAAACTCGATAAAACCAAAAAAATGATTTTGGGTGGTGTGCTTGCTGTTGTGGTGGTGGCAGTCATCATCCTATCCAATGTCTCGTCCCAAAGAAACAGAGTGGTTCTCTTTAAGGATTTGGATTCCAAAGACTTCTCCGAGGTTACTAAAAAACTCGATGCTCTAGGTTATTCTTACGGCTCGAGTGAAACAAGTCTGATCACAGTAGATCCAGACCAAAGACAAGAAATTGTTACCAAACTAGCACAAGAGAATTTAATTCCTGCAGGAGTTACTGGTTGGGAACTTTTTGATATTGAAAAGTTTACTGAAACTCAATTCGACAAAGACATTAAAAAGTACAGAGCACTGAAAGGTGCGATTGAAAAATCACTGAATACACTAAGACCAATTGAAAGATCCGATGTGAATATTGCGATTCCTGAAGGAGATCTTTTTGAATCCAATTCTTATCCCGTCAAAGCAAGCGTCATTTTACACTTCAAACCGGGTGTAGAAGGAATGAGTAAAAAAGAAATCAAAGGGATTGTCAACTTAGTCGCACGTGCGGTTCCCAAACTCAAACCGGAAAACGTAAGTGTAGCTGATCCCGATGGAAAGATCATTTCTGACTTTGAAGAAGATTTAGAAAAAGAAAGATTAGAACTTCGAATTGTCCAAGAAAAACTTAGAATTGAAGAAGAAGAACGAGTCAAACGACTCATCGACATTCGTAATACCCTTCGTTGGTATTTGGGTGGAGAAGACCGAGTCGACATCACTCGTTTTGAATACTCATTCAATTGGGACCAAGAGTCCTTAACGGAAAATGAAGTATTACCGGTAGTAGCCGAAGAAGATAATCCTGATACACCGTATAACGAAAGAAAGTTGGTAGATGGATATTCCCTAAAAGTATCATCTAAAGAAACGAAAGAATCTTTTAAAGGACGTGGGTTCACTCCGGATGGTCCTGCAGGAACAGAACCAAATCTACCTCCTGGATACAAAGACACCGATTACCAAAAAGCAGAATATTCTAAAGACGAAAATATCAATAACTACGAATTCAACAAACGAGTGAAAGATATCAAACGCCAACCTTGGAAGATTGAAAAGATTGGCCTTTCGGTTGTTGTGGATGGTGTTTGGGAAAGAAAAGAACGAGAAGATGGACTCGGATACGACAGAAAGTACATTCCTGTTGCTGAAGGTGATTTAAAACTCGTTCGCAAAAACTTAGAAGCAGCGATTGGTTACACAAGGTCACGCGGTGACCAAATCAGTGTGATTACCATTCCGAAAGATAGAACGGAACAATTTCGTTTAGAAGACGAAGAGTTTCAAAAACAAAGAGCCATTCGTAATATGGTCATCGCTTCTCTCGTGATTTTAATTTTACTCATCCTTGCGATCTTAGTCTACCGTGCGATCAAAAAAGAAATCGCAAGAAGAAGAAGACTCAGAGAAGAAGAACTTGCTGCTCAACAACAAATGATGAGGGAAGCAGCACTTCGCGTGATGGACGAAGGGGGAGCAGAAGTCGAACTCTCTCTCGACGAAAAACTCAGACGCGAGTTACTGGAAAACGCAATCAATCTGGCAAAAGAAAAACCAGAAGACGTTGCTCAGTTACTGCGCACTTGGCTTGCGGAAGAAGAACAAACTTAA
- a CDS encoding AbrB/MazE/SpoVT family DNA-binding domain-containing protein, whose translation MKAAVIQIGNSKGIRIPKTVLAECLIEDEVDLLVEDNKIIITPYKNKPRVGWEDQFKAMAERKEDQLLIPDSVDLNAQDWEW comes from the coding sequence ATGAAAGCTGCTGTGATCCAAATAGGAAATTCAAAGGGAATCCGAATCCCAAAAACTGTTTTGGCAGAATGTCTGATTGAAGATGAAGTCGATCTACTAGTAGAAGACAATAAAATCATCATCACTCCTTATAAAAACAAACCACGCGTGGGTTGGGAAGACCAATTCAAAGCGATGGCAGAAAGAAAAGAGGATCAGTTACTGATTCCAGATTCCGTTGATTTGAATGCACAGGATTGGGAATGGTAA
- a CDS encoding DUF7000 family protein encodes MKDFNDCVNSYKEQLQIGDIREAYTGLVKYVTKLGTNLSKNLSKSYSFGSLFQGYMDYTYFYYSNQFLKDRKLKMGLVLNHLEMQFEVWLLGQTIPIQERYWEYFKNTKWNKKRTTKPQYSILETVLVENPNFNDLDKLSKQIEDGLVHVTDEIMKDIKTSRLTK; translated from the coding sequence ATGAAAGATTTTAATGATTGTGTAAATTCCTACAAAGAACAGCTGCAAATCGGGGACATCCGGGAAGCATACACGGGCCTTGTAAAATATGTAACAAAACTAGGAACAAACTTATCTAAAAATCTTTCTAAAAGTTATTCTTTTGGGAGTCTCTTCCAAGGGTATATGGACTATACCTATTTCTATTATTCCAATCAATTTTTAAAAGATAGAAAGTTAAAAATGGGGCTTGTTTTAAACCATTTAGAGATGCAATTTGAAGTTTGGCTTTTGGGACAAACGATTCCCATTCAAGAACGGTATTGGGAATACTTTAAAAATACGAAGTGGAACAAAAAACGAACCACCAAACCACAATATTCCATTCTTGAGACGGTTCTCGTTGAAAATCCAAACTTTAATGATTTGGACAAACTCTCTAAGCAGATTGAGGATGGATTGGTTCATGTAACGGATGAGATTATGAAAGATATCAAAACAAGCAGACTGACTAAATAA
- a CDS encoding alpha/beta fold hydrolase, translating to MTHFLFSCAMSDMVDLNFPKKNATEWLAAGKFFEYKKFQIFFIQEGRGQNLILLHGFPTSSWDYSKIFNGLSRYFNTIAIDFLGFGYSSKPKKHKYTLIEQTDIIENFIEKNALRRVKFVFHDYAVSVGQEILARHLERSDRKYEIDGAVFLNGGLFPHLHRPTFKQKLLATPILGAFLSRFYDEKKFGVAFSQVFGKDTKPNNKEISILWKLITYPNKVLIPHKLLKYIKERRVHGERWKQALLNTEVPLLFINGGEDPVSGRHLADEIEKLPIKNKKLIRWDSIGHYPQWENPEESFKEIYEFLK from the coding sequence TTGACTCACTTCCTCTTTAGTTGTGCTATGTCGGATATGGTGGATCTAAACTTTCCAAAAAAGAACGCAACAGAGTGGCTCGCAGCTGGTAAATTTTTTGAATATAAAAAATTTCAAATTTTCTTTATCCAAGAAGGTAGAGGGCAAAATTTAATTTTACTTCATGGATTCCCTACATCCTCTTGGGACTATTCCAAAATTTTTAATGGTTTATCTCGTTACTTCAACACAATCGCTATTGATTTTTTAGGATTTGGTTATTCTTCTAAACCAAAAAAACATAAATACACATTAATCGAACAAACAGATATCATAGAAAACTTTATTGAAAAGAATGCATTAAGAAGGGTTAAATTTGTATTTCATGATTATGCGGTGAGTGTAGGCCAAGAAATTTTAGCGAGGCATTTGGAACGAAGTGATCGCAAATATGAAATTGATGGAGCAGTTTTCTTAAATGGAGGGTTATTTCCTCATCTCCATAGACCCACATTCAAACAAAAACTCCTCGCCACTCCAATACTCGGAGCTTTCCTTTCTAGGTTTTACGACGAAAAAAAATTTGGAGTCGCGTTTAGCCAAGTATTTGGAAAAGATACGAAACCAAACAATAAAGAAATTTCAATACTTTGGAAACTAATCACTTATCCAAATAAAGTTCTCATTCCACACAAACTCCTTAAGTACATTAAAGAAAGAAGAGTGCACGGCGAACGTTGGAAACAAGCTCTTTTAAATACAGAAGTTCCACTACTCTTTATCAATGGTGGGGAAGATCCAGTGAGTGGACGTCACCTAGCAGATGAAATCGAAAAACTCCCTATCAAAAATAAAAAACTCATTCGTTGGGACTCGATTGGTCACTACCCACAATGGGAGAACCCAGAAGAAAGTTTTAAAGAAATCTATGAATTTTTAAAATAG
- a CDS encoding CdaR family protein: MTRKLLGKIARNWKAKLVSLIIASIFYVNLQNSKVLIKTINVPVDYPKLSGNLNYSKNPEKTIPVRVEGLKDVVNYYSQFMKAVIDPEDVQLGVTEIPIKKIVGVPSGVKVTKLKKTVPVEIESRGLKVVPLEVVFEGAPPANFEKLTQIVSPQKVTLSGKPQDLEKITKVILPEISLVDKKEPFARTVRIPDLPKGVNVLGSKDVTVNVNIIPLSYKTGEQTAAGIPIVCSGLDARLDAELSEEQVAIRYFSLKPIRSAQILTGITAQVPCNYIFDPIKNKIIPELQPQVAKVRIIKNKDLKGIEILQISPEKIEIRYKVKEQNPDSADPAEDGTGMDGPADTSDRS, translated from the coding sequence ATGACTCGAAAACTTCTTGGAAAGATTGCCAGAAACTGGAAGGCAAAACTAGTTTCTTTGATCATTGCTAGTATATTTTATGTAAACCTCCAAAACTCAAAAGTTTTGATTAAAACCATAAATGTTCCTGTCGACTATCCAAAGTTATCTGGTAATTTAAACTATTCTAAAAACCCTGAAAAAACTATCCCCGTTCGAGTAGAGGGTTTGAAAGATGTGGTGAATTACTATTCACAATTTATGAAAGCAGTGATTGATCCAGAGGATGTTCAACTCGGGGTGACGGAAATCCCCATTAAAAAAATTGTTGGGGTTCCGAGTGGGGTTAAGGTCACAAAACTAAAAAAAACAGTTCCTGTTGAAATTGAATCTCGCGGCCTAAAAGTGGTGCCACTCGAAGTTGTGTTTGAAGGTGCTCCACCAGCTAACTTTGAAAAACTAACTCAAATTGTGAGCCCACAAAAAGTAACCTTGAGTGGAAAACCACAAGACTTAGAAAAAATAACAAAAGTAATCCTTCCTGAAATATCACTTGTTGATAAAAAAGAACCTTTTGCAAGGACTGTCCGAATTCCTGACCTTCCTAAAGGAGTGAATGTTCTTGGTTCAAAAGATGTGACAGTGAATGTCAATATCATCCCTCTTTCCTATAAAACAGGAGAACAAACAGCTGCAGGAATTCCTATCGTATGTTCAGGGTTAGATGCTAGATTGGATGCTGAACTTTCTGAAGAACAAGTGGCGATTCGGTATTTTTCGCTCAAACCAATTCGTTCTGCACAAATTCTTACGGGGATTACTGCTCAAGTTCCCTGTAATTATATTTTTGATCCTATCAAAAATAAGATCATTCCCGAATTACAGCCGCAAGTTGCCAAAGTCCGGATCATCAAAAACAAAGATTTGAAGGGAATTGAAATTTTACAAATCAGTCCGGAAAAAATCGAAATTCGTTATAAAGTCAAAGAACAAAATCCTGATTCTGCAGATCCCGCCGAGGATGGAACCGGAATGGACGGTCCCGCTGATACTTCAGATAGATCATAA